Proteins co-encoded in one Brassica oleracea var. oleracea cultivar TO1000 chromosome C4, BOL, whole genome shotgun sequence genomic window:
- the LOC106341096 gene encoding phosphatidylinositol N-acetylglucosaminyltransferase subunit P: protein MEEAHSVNSPRRVLSFSKRKKQKPFGFQDSDSTRSSPFRASHVQGPKPSEVYGFVGSISTVVATLIFLIWAYVPDKLLESIGIHYYPSRYWVLAMPTYLMVTLLLGLAFYIGLNFIATPHPTSLNTLFDEYSREPGEIDSQMEEGDERPIDPISDIDITRINDLMFNSSDVM, encoded by the exons ATGGAAGAAGCTCATTCAGTGAACAGTCCAAGGCGGGTTCTTAGCTTCTCCAAGAGAAAGAAGCAAAAGCCCTTCGGTTTCCAGGATTCAGACAGCACAAGGTCATCTCCGTTCAGAGCATCACATGTTCAGGGACCTAAACCCTCTGAGGTGTATGGTTTTGTAGGCTCCATCTCTACCGTTGTTGCCACATTGATCTTCTTGATATGGGCTTATGTACCTGATAAACTGTTGGAGTCTATAGGGATCCATTACTACCCAAGCAGGTACTGGGTGTTGGCTATGCCCACGTACCTGATGGTGACTTTGCTGCTAGGTTTGGCGTTTTACATTGGTCTCAACTTCATCGCCACTCCACACCCTACCTCTCTCAATACCTTGTTTG ATGAGTATAGTCGAGAGCCTGGGGAAATTGATTCTCAGATGGAGGAAGGGGACGAGAGGCCTATAGATCCAATCTCTGACATTGATATTACAAGAATCAATGATCTTATGTTCAACTCAAGTGATGTCATGTGA
- the LOC106337912 gene encoding uncharacterized protein LOC106337912 → MYKPQTLEDAFHWAITFIEIEEDKAAFSKKHAATKKSSSKDKEPDEYNEARQHYDKANRDGKNRKASNYQISDQSSSRFTKKQAHNSQGSEDTQAYCSYHKSKTHNTEESRHLQEWLLNKYCNDRDSSSKDQQNDKAPKNEGEHFRQVKEERDRQHGHKRSNEQTNADTEAHKRARDDQNNEQKYERTPPPRRVINVIMGGLQTCKDSVRSIKEYERKTYTSQKWGSISHIDDKPKNGYEILVVELRIGDCKVTRVLVDTGSSVDLIFSKTLQRMDVKDYELKACKRPLTSFVGDTTMTIGTFKLPVYVAGITKIVEFVVIESPAIYNAILGTPWIHSMKAVPSTYHQCIKFPTTSGTYTLKGNKRLSRTCFVTEHKLRKSSRTCLIARQGDEQEIIDDHARELVIQVNIDQSDPERCVGIGADLKDDLKDQLIRFLQSNASTFNPTLQPSPG, encoded by the coding sequence ATGTATAAACCACAGACTCTGGAAGATGCATTCCATTGGGCTATAACTTTCATCGAAATTGAAGAAGATAAAGCTGCATTCAGCAAAAAACACGCAGCCACCAAAAAATCATCTTCAAAGGATAAAGAGCCTGACGAATACAATGAAGCTAGACAACATTATGACAAAGCGAACAGAGATGGAAAGAACAGAAAAGCATCCAATTATCAAATCAGCGACCAATCATCTAGTCGCTTCACAAAAAAGCAGGCTCACAACAGTCAAGGATCAGAGGATACCCAAGCATATTGCAGCTACCATAAATCTAAGACTCATAATACGGAAGAATCTCGCCATCTACAGGAGTGGTTGTTGAACAAGTACTGCAACGATCGGGATTCATCATCTAAAGACCAGCAAAACGACAAGGCACCAAAAAATGAAGGTGAACATTTTCGACAAGTCAAAGAAGAACGCGATCGCCAACACGGACATAAACGTTCTAACGAGCAAACAAACGCAGACACAGAGGCTCATAAGCGCGCACGCGACGACCAAAACAATGAACAAAAATACGAAAGAACTCCCCCACCCCGACGTGTAATTAACGTGATCATGGGAGGTCTCCAGACTTGCAAAGATTCAGTTCGATCAATCAAGGAATACGAGCGTAAAACATACACCTCGCAAAAATGGGGAAGCATCAGTCACATCGACGATAAACCAAAGAATGGCTATGAGATCCTCGTCGTCGAACTCAGGATAGGTGACTGCAAAGTCACACGCGTACTGGTCGACACTGGCAGTTCAGTTGATTTAATCTTTTCAAAAACTCTTCAACGGATGGATGTCAAAGATTACGAGTTGAAGGCTTGCAAAAGACCACTCACAAGTTTCGTCGGAGATACAACAATGACAATCGGAACATTCAAGCTCCCAGTCTACGTAGCAGGAATCACAAAAATCGTCGAATTCGTGGTTATCGAGAGCCCTGCCATTTACAACGCCATACTCGGCACCCCATGGATACATTCAATGAAAGCAGTTCCATCTACATACCATCAGTGCATCAAGTTTCCCACTACGTCAGGGACCTACACCCTCAAAGGAAATAAACGTCTCTCACGCACATGCTTCGTAACCGAGCATAAGTTAAGAAAATCTTCAAGGACATGTCTAATAGCTAGGCAAGGCGATGAGCAGGAAATAATAGACGACCACGCCCGGGAACTGGTGATACAAGTTAACATCGACCAAAGCGACCCAGAACGATGCGTCGGAATCGGAGCAGACCTAAAAGACGATCTCAAAGACCAACTTATCCGCTTCCTTCAATCCAACGCTTCAACCTTCAATCCAACGCTTCAACCTTCGCCTGGATAA
- the LOC106337913 gene encoding 14.7 kDa ribonuclease H-like protein gives MAKWAVELSEYDIEFKSRTSAKFQCLYVDGSSSRNRSGVGIRLISPTSEIIEQSFRLAFPASNNEAEYESLIAGLRLEKVVGVNKIETFCDSQLVANQFSGEYETRNDRMNAYLQVVQKLSQDFTNFTLTKIPRNDNSSADALAALASTSDPSLRRMIPVESINNPSIELAMGVNIIDDLGEEMDGANEIDEPTPEEEVVDPID, from the exons ATGGCCAAATGGGCAGTCGAGCTCAGCGAATACGACATCGAATTCAAAAGCAGAACGAGCGCAAAGTTTCAG TGTCTCTACGTCGACGGTTCATCTTCACGAAACAGATCAGGTGTTGGAATACGACTCATATCTCCTACCAGTGAAATCATCGAGCAGTCCTTTCGCCTCGCTTTCCCGGCCTCCAATAACGAAGCTGAATATGAATCTCTCATCGCTGGTCTCCGTCTTGAAAAAGTGGTTGGTGTGAACAAGATAGAAACTTTCTGCGACTCTCAGCTCGTCGCCAATCAATTCAGCGGCGAATACGAAACAAGAAACGACCGAATGAATGCTTACTTACAAGTCGTTCAAAAACTTTCCCAAGATTTCACCAACTTCACCCTCACCAAGATTCCTCGAAACGACAATTCCTCTGCCGACGCTCTCGCCGCTTTAGCATCAACCTCTGATCCTTCGCTCAGAAGAATGATTCCAGTGGAAAGCATCAATAACCCAAGTATCGAGTTAGCTATGGGAGTCAACATCATAGATGACCTCGGCGAAGAGATGGACGGCGCCAATGAGATAGACGAACCTACACCCGAAGAAGAAGTCGTGGATCCAATCGATTAG